The following is a genomic window from Anaeromicrobium sediminis.
ATTTTTCCTCTAATTTTATTTACTTTCTACTACTTCAATAACTTCTTTTACTTCATCTTGAGCACTTTTTGCTGATTTTTTAAATTCATTTACTGTCTCTCCGAAGGCTTTTCCAATCTCAGGTAATTTTTTCGGACCAAAGATTAGAAATCCAACCACTAAAATAACAAGTAATTCTGTACCACCCAATCTTCCAAACATATTTCCACCTCCTCTAATAGGATATAAATCCTGTATTTTGTAAGATTAATACCATCTGAAATGTCATGATTAATAAAATTAAGCCACTTAAAACCATATCTTTAACTTTTATGCCTTCACTTTTTGTTTTTTCCATAATTTAACTCCTCTGTTTCTTAATTTGGTTATTAAATTAAATGTTAATCCTATTGGACAAAAATAAGTGCAGTAGAATCTATATTGGAATAAACTTATAAAAATAAGAATTGGTAAGCTCATCCACATAATTGGTAAGGCTGTTAAGTTAAATATTGCTCCAAATGGATCATATGCTAGTGATTGAGTTTCAT
Proteins encoded in this region:
- the tatA gene encoding twin-arginine translocase TatA/TatE family subunit, yielding MFGRLGGTELLVILVVGFLIFGPKKLPEIGKAFGETVNEFKKSAKSAQDEVKEVIEVVESK
- a CDS encoding 4Fe-4S binding protein, with the protein product ETQSLAYDPFGAIFNLTALPIMWMSLPILIFISLFQYRFYCTYFCPIGLTFNLITKLRNRGVKLWKKQKVKA